Proteins co-encoded in one Setaria viridis chromosome 9, Setaria_viridis_v4.0, whole genome shotgun sequence genomic window:
- the LOC117839506 gene encoding 2-oxoglutarate-dependent dioxygenase 11 → MEVASEKIVNRDEITDTALSLFAGDDSIHIPESYIRTDEVLADEVVGKDEAYELPAWLCVPTLGFLSGLFLASRTTLPCGAICLLPLYTTFALTNHGVDEAVAQLIKDSTVEFFSLPLDIKNRVAVLGKGAGLEGYGHHYSRGPGDKLDWAEGLILITQPVHERNMKLWPTNPPTFRDALATYSVEMTKLARRLLGFMAADIGDDKGELVEAFTGKRQSMAMHYYPPCRHPDKVMGITPHTDGLGLTLLLHVDDTPGLQIKKDGRWYPVRPLPGAILINIGDVLDVLTNGAYTSVEHRVIPDAERGRTTVVFVEEGTVGEMVTPLPGLLKEQEPRYKSLDIDDYIKGILKAIPERTRFADTLKI, encoded by the exons ATGGAGGTTGCTAGCGAGAAGATCGTCAACAGGGATGAGATCACGGACACCGCTCTGTCCCTGTTCGCCGGCGACGACTCCATCCACATCCCGGAGAGTTATATCAGAACAGATGAGGTCCTTGCTGACGAAGTCGTCGGCAAGGACGAGGCCTACGAGCTGCCG GCTTGGCTCTGCGTGCCGACACTGGGGTTTCTTTCAGGTTTGTTTCTTGCCAGCCGCACTACTCTACCATGTGGTGCAATTTGTTTGTTACCTTTGTACACTACATTTGCGCTAACGAACCATGGAGTCGACGAAGCAGTGGCACAGCTTATAAAAGACAGTACTGTGGAGTTCTTCAGCTTGCCACTGGACATCAAGAACAGAGTGGCGGTGCTGGGGAAGGGAGCTGGCCTTGAAGGATATGGCCACCACTACAGCAGAGGGCCAGGTGATAAGCTGGACTGGGCAGAGGGCCTAATCCTCATCACCCAGCCAGTCCATGAGAGGAACATGAAACTGTGGCCTACCAACCCACCCACGTTCCG CGATGCGCTTGCGACGTACTCAGTGGAGATGACGAAGCTCGCGAGGCGTCTGCTGGGCTTCATGGCGGCCGACATCGGGGACGACAAGGGTGAGCTGGTGGAGGCCTTCACCGGGAAGCGGCAGAGCATGGCGATGCACTACTACCCTCCGTGCCGGCACCCGGACAAGGTGATGGGCATCACGCCGCACACCGACGGCCTCGGCCTGACGCTGCTGCTGCACGTCGACGACACGCCGGGCCTGCAGATCAAGAAGGACGGCCGGTGGTACCCGGTGCGGCCGCTGCCGGGAGCCATCCTCATCAACATCGGCGATGTCCTCGACGTCCTCACCAACGGCGCCTACACGAGCGTCGAGCACCGGGTGATCCCGGACGCCGAGAGGGGACGCACCACCGTCGTCTTCGTCGAGGAGGGCACGGTGGGGGAGATGGTGACGCCGCTCCCGGGCCTCCTCAAGGAGCAGGAGCCGCGCTACAAGTCCTTGGATATCGACGACTACATCAAGGGCATCCTCAAGGCGATTCCGGAAAGGACCCGGTTCGCGGACACTCTCAAGATCTAG
- the LOC117835215 gene encoding protein SRG1, whose translation MEARNYDKVVNRDEITDATASAFADGGQIPEKYIRTEEVLDGVVVGDDESYELPVVDMARLLDPESSALEIAKLGDACRNWGFFQLTNHGADEGVVQRMKDSTVQFFSTPLESKKKVAVREKGFEGFGHHYSRASSGHKLDWAESVILITQPPQDRKMEMWPTNPPTFREALEVYSVEMIGLAERLLGFMAADLGVERAALLDAFTGRRQSMAIHYYPPCRHREKVMGITPHTDGLGLTLLLHVDDTPGLQIRKGGRWFPVRPLPGAFVVNVADILEVLSNGAYRSVEHRVIPDAERARTTVVIFQEAAVGGMVAPLSGLVAEGGGEARYKSIEVEEYIKGNFNALMEGTRFIDSLRI comes from the exons ATGGAGGCTCGTAACTACGACAAGGTCGTCAACAGGGATGAGATCACGGACGCCACCGCGTCCGCGTTCGCCGACGGCGGCCAGATCCCGGAGAAGTACATCCGGACCGAGGAGGTCCtcgacggcgtcgtcgtcggcgacgaTGAGAGCTACGAGCTGCCGGTCGTCGACATGGCCAGGCTTCTTGATCCGGAGTCGTCGGCGCTGGAGATTGCGAAGCTCGGCGACGCTTGCAGGAACTGGGGGTTCTTCCAG CTGACAAACCATGGAGCTGACGAAGGAGTGGTGCAGCGGATGAAGGACAGTACTGTGCAGTTCTTCAGCACGCCGCTGGAgagcaagaagaaagtggcagtCCGAGAGAAAGGCTTCGAGGGATTCGGGCACCACTACAGCAGAGCATCGAGTGGCCACAAGTTGGACTGGGCAGAGAGCGTGATCCTCATCACGCAGCCACCCCAAGATAGGAAGATGGAGATGTGGCCTACGAACCCACCCACATTCAGGGAGGCGCTTGAGGTTTACTCGGTGGAGATGATCGGTCTCGCGGAGAGGCTCCTGGGTTTCATGGCGGCCGACCTTGGGGTGGAGCGGGCGGCGCTCCTCGACGCCTTCACCGGGCGGCGGCAGAGCATGGCGATCCACTACTACCCTCCCTGCCGCCACCGGGAGAAGGTGATGGGCATCACGCCGCACACCGACGGGCTGGGCCTGACGCTgctgctgcacgtggatgacaCCCCCGGCCTACAGATCAGGAAGGGCGGGCGGTGGTTCCCGGTGCGGCCGCTGCCGGGCGCCTTCGTCGTCAACGTCGCCGACATCCTCGAGGTCCTCAGCAACGGCGCGTACAGGAGCGTCGAGCACCGGGTGATCCCGGACGCCGAGAGGGCGCGCACCACCGTCGTGATATTCCAGGAGGCGGCCGTCGGGGGGATGGTGGCGCCGCTGTCGGGGCtggtggcggagggcggcggcgaggcgcgctACAAGTCCATCGAGGTCGAGGAGTACATCAAGGGGAACTTCAACGCGCTGATGGAAGGGACACGGTTCATCGACAGCCTCAGGATCTAG
- the LOC117839098 gene encoding thymidine kinase, protein MRSICAMRSLLAAAAAASAPTVLRAGAFPPLPPLLSLPLRRGRAARNMLGAARTVSAAAQSRLGGGAAMDVRAAQSGEIHVIVGPMFAGKTTALLRRVQAEAGSGRTVVLIKSDKDNRYGLDSVVTHDGTKMACWALSELSSFHDKLGMEAYDKVDVIGIDEAQFFDDLYDFCCKAADRDGKIVVVAGLDGDYKRKKFGSVLDVVPLADSVTKLTARCELCGRRAFFTLRKTQETKTELIGGADVYMPVCRHHYLDGQVVIEATRVVLGLDRSTVTAQALK, encoded by the exons ATGCGCTCCATTTGCGCCATGAGATCcctcctcgccgctgccgctgccgcctccgcccccacagtcctccgcgccggcgctttcccaccgctgccgccgctcctctctctACCTTTACGCCGGGGTCGTGCCGCCAGAAATATGCTGGGCGCGGCGAGGACGGTCTCTGCGGCGGCCCAGTCACGACTCGGCGGTGGTGCGGCGATGGATGTCCGGGCGGCCCAATCCGGCGAGATCCACGTTATCGTCGGCCCCATGTTCGCCGGCAAGACCACCGCGCTCCTCCGCCGGGTTCAGGCCGAGGCCGGCAGTGGAAG GACTGTGGTGCTCATAAAGTCTGACAAAGATAACCGCTATGGATTGGATTCTGTTGTCACTCATGACGGTACAAAGATGGCGTGCTGGGCCTTATCAGAGCTGTCAAGTTTCCATGACAAATTGGGAATGGAGGCCTATGATAAG GTAGATGTTATAGGTATTGATGAAGCCCAGTTCTTCGACGATCTTTATGATTTCTGCTGCAAAGCTGCAGACCGTGATGGAAAAATTGTAGTTGTTGCCGGGCTAGATGGTGACTACAAAAG GAAAAAGTTCGGCTCAGTTCTGGATGTTGTTCCCCTGGCTGACTCGGTCACCAAGCTAACAGCACGGTGTGAGCTGTGTGGTCGCCGGGCGTTCTTCACATTGAGGAAGACACAGGAAACTAAGACCGAACTGATTGGAGGAGCTGATGTTTATATGCCCGTGTGTAGACATCACTACTTGGATGGGCAGGTTGTTATTGAGGCCACAAGGGTTGTACTGGGCCTTGACCGATCCACCGTGACGGCTCAAGCTCTGAAATAG
- the LOC117835644 gene encoding putative UPF0481 protein At3g02645 has translation MATCPVPPFDETRWIIRIRRIFDEEIELSEDQPICVFDVPKPLLVTKPEAYIPQLVALGPYHHCREELGDMERYKLSAAKRAQSHLPGTDFQQLVDAFTKLEHLIRAHYHRSVFSFLFLEGAGQLYISALISYLKEFCFSSFFRHLNLSNETLGWMMAIDVSFLLEFLQTFSKNNNQRAPLQRIPSRMSHLVDSSRRTSSHSMLLRDIVMLENQIPLILLLKALETWCSSAQPAQSVLSSMLIGFFQEVSTFRGIGCPRTDINRHAHLLDFLYSNMVPRYADAATGEAGDESCHRHDHRKRTLNSVMELLVKRGSQIMSVIIDFMVRFLLKFIASLPCLSILGEPIEQLTQQASEPRGGASDVQNKNTSPLLEEIAVPSVTELAYTGVRFCPTVGDLSTVDFCPATATLHLPVIGVDVNSEVLLRNLVAYEASVAAGPLALARYVELMNGIIDTKEDARLLRECGVILNHLKSDREVAELWNGMTRSVRLTRVPALDRVIDELNRHHGGCWKVRVRAFVRTRVLGSRELLACVALVVLVLFVGLQAFCVVRGCVPVSYGMASRKIGA, from the coding sequence ATGGCGACATGTCCCGTACCCCCATTTGACGAAACACGGTGGATCATCCGAATTCGCCGGATATTTGATGAGGAGATCGAGCTCAGCGAGGATCAGCCCATCTGCGTATTTGACGTCCCCAAACCTCTGCTGGTCACTAAACCTGAAGCTTACATCCCTCAATTGGTGGCCCTTGGCCCTTACCACCATTGCCGCGAAGAACTCGGTGACATGGAGAGGTACAAGCTCTCGGCGGCAAAGAGAGCTCAAAGCCACCTCCCAGGCACGGACTTTCAACAGCTTGTTGACGCCTTTACAAAACTAGAGCATCTAATTCGTGCTCACTATCAcaggtcagttttttcttttctttttttggaggGCGCGGGTCAGTTATACATATCTGCATTGATTTCGTACTTGAAGGAGTTCTGTTTTTCTTCATTCTTTAGGCATCTCAATCTGAGCAATGAGACTCTGGGATGGATGATGGCGATTGACGTGTCCTTCCTCCTCGAGTTCCTGCAGACTTTCAGCAAGAACAACAACCAGAGGGCACCACTGCAGAGGATCCCCTCCAGGATGTCGCATTTGGTCGATTCCTCTCGCAGAACATCCTCACACAGCATGCTGCTACGTGACATTGTAATGCTAGAAAACCAGATCCCTCTCATTCTGCTCCTGAAGGCGCTTGAGACCTGGTGCTCGTCGGCGCAGCCTGCGCAGTCTGTGTTGAGCTCCATGCTGATCGGGTTCTTTCAGGAGGTTTCCACGTTCAGAGGAATTGGCTGCCCACGCACCGACATCAACCGGCACGCCCACCTGCTAGATTTCCTGTACTCAAACATGGTGCCCAGATATGCTGACGCCGCAACGGGAGAAGCTGGAGATGAGTCATGCCACAGACACGATCACAGGAAGAGGACACTGAACTCAGTCATGGAGTTGCTTGTCAAGCGCGGCTCACAGATCATGTCAGTGATAATCGATTTCATGGTGAGGTTCCTTCTGAAGTTTATAGCCAGCCTTCCCTGCCTCTCGATCCTCGGAGAGCCCATCGAGCAGCTGACACAGCAAGCGTCTGAACCCAGAGGTGGCGCATCAGATGTTCAGAACAAGAACACATCGCCCCTGCTCGAAGAGATCGCGGTGCCGTCTGTAACCGAGCTGGCCTACACCGGCGTCAGGTTCTGCCCGACGGTCGGCGACCTATCCACCGTCGACTTCtgcccggcgacggcgacgctgcACCTGCCGGTGATCGGCGTCGACGTCAACAGCGAGGTCCTCCTGCGGAACCTGGTGGCGTACGAGGCGTCGGTGGCCGCCGGGCCGCTGGCCCTGGCGCGGTACGTGGAGCTGATGAACGGCATCATCGACACCAAGGAGGACGCCAGGTTGCTGAGGGAGTGCGGCGTCATCCTGAACCACCTTAAGAGCGACCGGGAGGTGGCCGAGCTCTGGAACGGCATGACGAGGTCGGTGAGGCTGACGAGGGTGCCGGCGCTGGACAGGGTGATCGACGAACTCAACAGGCACCACGGCGGGTGCTGGAAGGTGAGGGTCCGGGCGTTCGTGAGGACGCGCGTCCTGGGCTCGAGGGAGCTGCTCGCCTGCGTCGCGTTGGTTGTGCTGGTGCTCTTCGTCGGCCTCCAGGCGTTCTGCGTCGTTCGTGGCTGCGTCCCTGTCTCGTACGGGATGGCCAGCAGAAAAATTGGTGCCTGA
- the LOC117840871 gene encoding cysteine proteinase inhibitor 8 → MKAISALIVAAAVLGLCSVAPTAAARVAPQIVGAWKPIKDVSDPHIQELGGWAVSEHVKQANDGLRFGKVVSGEELVVSGMNYKLVIEATDGAGKSATYGAAVYEQEWTKTRQLLAFEPAN, encoded by the coding sequence ATGAAGGCCATCTCCGCGCTGATCGTCGCCGCCGCAGTACTCGGGCTGTGCTCCGTCGCCCCCACCGCAGCAGCGCGCGTGGCGCCTCAGATCGTCGGCGCGTGGAAGCCGATCAAGGACGTGAGCGACCCCCACATCCAGGAGCTCGGCGGCTGGGCGGTGTCGGAGCACGTCAAGCAGGCCAACGACGGGCTGCGCTTCGGCAAGGTGGTGAGCGGCGAGGAGCTGGTCGTGTCCGGGATGAACTACAAGCTGGTCATCGAGGCCACGGACGGCGCCGGGAAGAGCGCGACGTACGGGGCGGCGGTGTACGAGCAGGAGTGGACCAAGACGCGGCAGCTGCTGGCGTTCGAGCCGGCGAACTGA